In the Leptotrichia sp. oral taxon 223 genome, TGAATGCTCCTTATCCATATTAACTCCTTCACTAAATATTCAAGTTTTTTCATACCAAAAATTAATAAAAATATTCCAATTTTTTACATTACACTTTTTATGCCGCTCTAACAACCCCTCTTCCAATAAAAACCCCCACAACTGACAGCACAACGCTCAAAACCGCATATCCCAATGCAATCCAAGTGTTCCCCTTCTCAATCAAGTTATACGTTTCCAGCGAAAATGTAGAAAACGTCGTAAATCCTCCACAAATCCCCACTCTCCAGAATAAACTCCAATTCTGTGAAACCTGCTTCCCAGCCACCACCTCAACAACAACCCCAATCAAAATTGCGCCCAAAACATTCGTAACAAAAGTCTGTACAGGAAAACTCACTTTCAGAGGCACAGCACTAATCAAATACCGAAGAATCGCCCCAATTCCCCCACCAATTC is a window encoding:
- the crcB gene encoding fluoride efflux transporter CrcB, with the translated sequence MKFLMIGIGGGIGAILRYLISAVPLKVSFPVQTFVTNVLGAILIGVVVEVVAGKQVSQNWSLFWRVGICGGFTTFSTFSLETYNLIEKGNTWIALGYAVLSVVLSVVGVFIGRGVVRAA